One genomic region from Dehalobacter sp. 12DCB1 encodes:
- a CDS encoding putative immunity protein produces MPVAKRAILQAHAVAKEIDSLEDIALCHAIGQACGVVHANGHAIGFPIYDLTAIIRHYGVPECKKVVEERKQQYIEQINYWREHYKDYPCEWADFMMAD; encoded by the coding sequence ATGCCCGTGGCTAAGCGCGCGATTTTGCAGGCTCACGCAGTGGCAAAGGAAATCGACTCTCTTGAAGATATAGCTTTGTGCCATGCCATCGGGCAAGCTTGCGGCGTGGTTCACGCGAATGGACACGCTATCGGATTTCCAATCTATGATTTAACAGCTATAATTAGACACTATGGTGTACCAGAATGCAAAAAAGTTGTTGAGGAGCGTAAGCAACAATATATTGAGCAGATAAATTATTGGCGAGAACATTATAAAGACTATCCGTGTGAATGGGCAGATTTTATGATGGCGGATTGA